One genomic region from Glaciimonas sp. PAMC28666 encodes:
- a CDS encoding LysR family transcriptional regulator: MQKFDWNDLQGFLAVVRAGRLTTAALQLGIDHSTLSRRIVGLEKALGVALFDRRSAGYVLTTEGERLIPDAEAVESLAIGIRSRSDNAALGLVGSVRIGTPEGFGTYFLAPEMARLATQHPQLEIELIANPRMFSLSKREADIAISMTRPDTGRLHARKLADYELGIYAARSFLERHPPIDGQSSLAAHTWVGYVEDLMWTRELDYLSDIPAAPPPRIRISNVISQMAAVTGGVGLGVLPCFMARREPELVRLLPDQIKLFRGYWLVTHAEARDSVRVKMVADYVVERIKVAGDAFWKDS; this comes from the coding sequence ATGCAAAAATTTGACTGGAACGATTTACAAGGATTTTTAGCGGTGGTCCGTGCAGGACGGCTTACCACTGCGGCCTTGCAGTTGGGCATTGATCATTCAACTTTAAGCAGACGCATCGTCGGGCTGGAGAAGGCACTAGGCGTAGCTTTGTTCGACCGCCGCTCGGCCGGGTATGTGCTGACCACGGAAGGTGAGCGCCTGATTCCGGATGCAGAAGCGGTTGAAAGCCTGGCGATCGGCATCCGATCCCGGTCCGATAATGCGGCGCTAGGGTTGGTAGGTTCAGTGCGGATCGGCACCCCGGAAGGATTTGGGACTTATTTTCTGGCACCAGAAATGGCGCGACTGGCGACCCAGCACCCACAGCTGGAAATTGAGCTTATCGCGAATCCACGCATGTTCAGTCTATCCAAACGCGAGGCGGATATCGCCATCAGCATGACCCGCCCCGACACCGGACGGCTGCACGCACGCAAGCTGGCCGACTATGAGCTGGGCATTTATGCAGCACGTTCCTTTCTGGAGCGGCACCCGCCGATCGACGGCCAATCGTCCCTCGCAGCGCATACGTGGGTAGGCTATGTAGAGGATTTGATGTGGACCCGTGAACTCGATTATTTATCAGATATCCCCGCCGCGCCGCCGCCGCGCATCAGAATTTCGAATGTTATTAGCCAAATGGCGGCAGTGACCGGCGGCGTCGGATTGGGGGTATTGCCCTGCTTTATGGCGCGCAGGGAGCCAGAACTAGTGCGCTTGTTACCGGACCAGATCAAATTATTTCGCGGTTATTGGCTGGTTACCCATGCCGAGGCGCGTGATTCGGTACGTGTCAAAATGGTCGCGGACTACGTCGTTGAGCGGATCAAAGTGGCCGGTGACGCTTTTTGGAAGGATAGCTAA
- a CDS encoding NAD(P)H-dependent oxidoreductase → MSTLFQQLKGLAEAGKPVRVGLIGAGKFGSMYLSQVPRTPGVHLLGIADLSPVRACQSLKRVGWPEPMYAAKSWTEALRNGSTFVQDDAEALIAQDEIDIIIDATGSPAAGIRHALLCCKHRKHIVMVNVEADALAGPLLARRAKEAGIIYSMAYGDQPALIAEMVDWARTAGFDVVCAGKGTKYLPVYHQSTPDTVWGHYGFSEEQVAGGDFNAQMFNSFLDGTKSALEMAAVANATGLRPGSDGLAFPPCGVDDLPNILRPASAGGILPHSGTVEVVSSLERDGRPVFRDLRWGVYVNFEAPTDYVRECFSQYGLKTDSSGRFATMYKPYHLIGLELGISIANIAIRGEATGSTEEFHGDVAATAKRDLRAGERLDGEGGHMVYGKLMSAADSLNHDALPIGLAHNIVLKRPISAGQCVRWSDVVIDSSKESIQVRREMEAMFRKEMGLQAPHDDIAA, encoded by the coding sequence ATGTCAACTTTGTTTCAACAATTAAAAGGTCTTGCTGAAGCTGGAAAACCTGTGCGGGTAGGTTTGATCGGTGCCGGAAAGTTCGGATCGATGTATCTCTCGCAAGTACCGCGCACGCCTGGCGTACATCTTTTGGGGATTGCTGATTTGTCGCCAGTGCGCGCCTGTCAGTCCTTAAAAAGAGTCGGCTGGCCGGAACCAATGTATGCGGCAAAATCCTGGACGGAAGCGTTGCGTAACGGCAGCACCTTCGTTCAAGATGATGCGGAAGCGCTGATTGCGCAAGACGAAATCGATATCATTATCGATGCCACTGGCAGTCCTGCGGCGGGTATCCGCCATGCATTGCTTTGTTGCAAGCATCGCAAGCATATCGTCATGGTTAACGTGGAGGCCGATGCCTTAGCCGGGCCGTTGCTGGCACGCCGCGCCAAAGAGGCCGGGATTATTTACTCAATGGCCTACGGCGATCAGCCAGCCCTGATCGCCGAGATGGTGGATTGGGCGCGGACTGCCGGTTTTGACGTTGTCTGCGCTGGCAAAGGGACTAAATATCTGCCTGTGTATCATCAGTCGACACCCGATACCGTGTGGGGTCATTACGGTTTCAGTGAAGAACAGGTTGCCGGTGGCGATTTCAACGCGCAGATGTTTAATTCATTTTTGGACGGTACCAAATCTGCGCTCGAAATGGCGGCGGTAGCGAATGCGACAGGACTACGACCAGGTTCGGACGGACTGGCTTTTCCGCCTTGCGGCGTGGATGACTTACCGAATATTTTGCGTCCCGCGTCGGCCGGCGGTATTCTGCCGCATTCCGGTACGGTGGAAGTGGTCTCTTCGCTCGAACGTGACGGCCGTCCGGTATTCCGTGACTTGCGTTGGGGCGTGTATGTCAACTTCGAAGCGCCAACCGACTATGTGCGTGAATGTTTTTCCCAATACGGTCTCAAAACCGACTCTAGTGGCCGCTTTGCGACGATGTACAAGCCATACCATTTGATTGGCCTTGAATTGGGGATTTCCATCGCCAACATCGCCATCCGTGGCGAAGCGACCGGTAGCACCGAAGAATTTCATGGCGATGTCGCTGCGACCGCCAAACGCGACTTGCGTGCCGGCGAACGCCTGGACGGCGAAGGTGGGCACATGGTCTACGGCAAATTAATGTCCGCAGCGGACTCATTGAACCATGACGCATTACCGATCGGTCTCGCCCATAACATTGTGCTGAAGCGTCCGATCAGCGCCGGACAATGCGTGCGTTGGAGCGACGTCGTTATCGACAGCAGCAAAGAGTCGATTCAGGTGCGGCGTGAAATGGAAGCCATGTTCCGCAAGGAAATGGGCCTCCAGGCACCGCACGACGATATTGCTGCATAA
- a CDS encoding MFS transporter, giving the protein MRNYSDIAPEAPAAAKNLIIPIAASDALYKKIAWRIMPFIIICYLTAYLDRVNVGFAKLQMMTDLHFSDAVYGLGAGIFFIGYFIFEVPSNLALHRVGARIWIARIMITWALISAATLFVSTPTQFYSVRFLLGIAEAGFSPGIMLYLTYWFPAKKRGFALGLYYIAIPLAGIIGGPFSGWILTAFQKSTVMAAWQWLFLLEAIPALVAGIAVLFLMDDSPMKAKWLSAGEKSAVVQAIDHEDQGKTVHGSARAFLKDKNIWLLCLVYFCQIMGLYAISFWLPSLIKASGIQSVTMIGWLSAIPYVVAIPVIVLTGISADRSRTRRAHFSCALLIGALGLCASAYFSGDPLLAVCALSVATAGILSALSLFWGIPSAFLAGASAAAGIAGINSVGNLAGFVSPYMVGWLNVLTQRADLGMYAVAAFLIAGALLVRTVPGHLADQ; this is encoded by the coding sequence ATGCGTAATTACAGCGATATCGCGCCGGAAGCACCGGCCGCAGCCAAAAATCTCATCATTCCGATTGCCGCAAGCGACGCGTTGTACAAAAAAATCGCCTGGCGGATCATGCCATTTATTATTATCTGCTACCTGACCGCCTATCTTGATAGGGTCAACGTTGGTTTTGCCAAACTGCAAATGATGACCGATTTGCATTTTAGCGACGCCGTTTATGGCCTCGGGGCGGGTATATTTTTTATTGGTTATTTTATTTTTGAAGTTCCCAGCAATCTGGCCCTGCACAGGGTCGGCGCCCGCATTTGGATTGCGCGGATCATGATTACCTGGGCGCTAATATCGGCGGCCACTTTATTCGTATCCACGCCTACCCAGTTTTACTCTGTTCGGTTTTTACTCGGCATTGCAGAAGCTGGCTTCTCCCCCGGGATTATGCTGTATCTGACTTATTGGTTCCCGGCAAAGAAACGCGGGTTTGCCTTAGGCTTGTATTACATCGCGATTCCGCTGGCCGGCATTATCGGTGGCCCGTTTTCGGGTTGGATTTTGACCGCATTTCAAAAATCAACGGTAATGGCTGCATGGCAATGGCTTTTTCTTTTAGAAGCAATTCCGGCATTAGTTGCTGGAATAGCGGTATTGTTTCTGATGGATGATTCGCCTATGAAAGCGAAATGGCTCAGCGCTGGTGAAAAATCAGCGGTAGTCCAGGCGATTGACCACGAGGATCAGGGTAAAACGGTCCATGGGTCGGCGCGTGCGTTTTTAAAAGATAAAAATATCTGGCTGCTCTGTCTTGTGTACTTCTGCCAAATCATGGGGCTGTATGCGATAAGTTTCTGGTTACCGTCGTTGATTAAGGCATCCGGAATACAAAGCGTGACAATGATAGGCTGGCTGTCGGCGATTCCTTACGTGGTGGCCATACCGGTTATTGTCCTCACGGGGATCAGTGCTGATCGGTCCCGCACCCGGCGCGCGCATTTTTCCTGCGCGTTACTGATCGGCGCGTTGGGCCTATGCGCAAGCGCTTACTTCAGTGGTGACCCATTGCTGGCGGTGTGCGCACTGTCTGTGGCAACCGCTGGTATTTTGTCCGCGCTTTCGTTATTTTGGGGCATTCCGTCGGCGTTTCTCGCCGGTGCTTCTGCGGCGGCCGGGATAGCGGGGATTAACTCGGTCGGCAATCTGGCCGGGTTTGTCTCGCCCTACATGGTGGGCTGGTTGAACGTCTTGACCCAACGTGCCGATCTGGGAATGTACGCCGTGGCGGCATTTCTGATTGCCGGCGCCTTGCTGGTAAGGACAGTGCCGGGGCATCTGGCGGATCAATAA
- a CDS encoding MBL fold metallo-hydrolase, which translates to MKGALRSLLPSTMHVLQRGWLSSNNILFLGQQQTALVDSGYATHAAQTLALVAQVLAGRQLDWLINTHIHSDHCGGNAVLQDAYGCRTFVPAAEASKVQAWDQDRLSYVATGQQCARFNVDATLQDGDAIILGDMHWQVLAAPGHDPHSLILYCPQHRILISADALWENGFGVIFPELDGESGFVEARATLEMIADLDVALVIPGHGRPFTDVTGALATAFSRLDYLAADPVRNAQNALKVLLKFSLLEHQQLSLKEVARIVATTPLMVSTNARHLHRSNAELTTWLIAQLVRVGAARVDGELLLNSD; encoded by the coding sequence ATGAAGGGCGCATTGCGCAGTTTGTTACCTTCGACCATGCATGTCCTGCAACGCGGCTGGTTATCCTCCAATAACATCCTGTTTCTCGGTCAGCAACAGACCGCGCTGGTTGATAGCGGCTATGCGACGCATGCAGCGCAAACGCTGGCGCTGGTCGCTCAGGTATTAGCGGGGCGTCAGCTCGACTGGTTGATCAATACCCATATTCACTCGGATCATTGCGGCGGCAACGCGGTGCTGCAAGATGCCTATGGCTGTCGGACTTTCGTTCCGGCCGCCGAAGCGTCAAAGGTGCAGGCGTGGGATCAAGATCGATTAAGTTACGTCGCCACCGGCCAGCAATGTGCCCGGTTCAATGTCGACGCGACCTTGCAAGACGGCGACGCAATAATACTCGGTGACATGCACTGGCAAGTACTCGCCGCGCCTGGGCATGATCCGCATTCTTTGATTTTATATTGCCCGCAGCATCGGATTCTGATTTCTGCAGATGCGCTATGGGAAAACGGGTTCGGTGTGATTTTTCCCGAACTGGATGGCGAGTCGGGTTTTGTGGAAGCGCGGGCAACCTTGGAAATGATTGCCGATCTCGACGTCGCGTTGGTGATTCCCGGCCATGGTCGGCCATTTACCGATGTCACCGGCGCGCTTGCCACCGCTTTCTCGCGGCTCGATTATCTTGCTGCTGATCCAGTGCGCAACGCTCAGAATGCGCTGAAGGTTTTACTAAAATTTTCGCTGTTGGAGCACCAGCAACTGAGCCTGAAAGAGGTCGCACGGATCGTCGCAACGACGCCATTGATGGTGTCCACGAATGCCCGCCATTTACATCGTTCCAACGCGGAACTGACAACTTGGCTGATCGCCCAATTGGTGCGGGTGGGTGCGGCTCGGGTAGATGGCGAGCTGCTGTTAAATTCGGATTAA
- a CDS encoding nitronate monooxygenase family protein, whose product MALPAVLQNLSLPVIGSPMFIASGPALVAAQCKAGIVGSFPALNARPAAELDVWLTQLKIELATYQEQHPEAKVGPIAVNQIVHQSNDRLAHDVEMCVKHRIPIIISSLRAPPKEMMDAIHGYGGIVLHDVISIRHAEKALEAGVDGLILVASGAGGHAGPLSPFALVGEVRKFFSGTIALSGAIATGDAILAAQAMGADLAYIGSRWLATKEANVDDAYRQAIVESSANDIVYTNLFTGIHGNYLKKSIINAGLDPDNLPEADKSKMNFGSGGSGAKAWRDIWGAGQGVGLMSDVPTVAAMVERLQSEYQAARRRLAL is encoded by the coding sequence ATGGCACTGCCCGCCGTGTTGCAAAACCTGAGCCTTCCCGTTATCGGTTCGCCGATGTTCATTGCCAGTGGGCCTGCGTTGGTCGCGGCGCAATGCAAGGCGGGTATCGTTGGCTCGTTTCCGGCGCTTAACGCGCGCCCTGCAGCGGAGCTTGATGTGTGGTTGACACAACTAAAAATTGAGCTGGCGACGTATCAGGAGCAACACCCGGAAGCAAAAGTTGGCCCGATTGCCGTCAATCAGATTGTCCATCAATCAAATGATCGTCTGGCCCACGACGTAGAAATGTGCGTCAAACATCGTATTCCCATCATCATTTCCAGCCTGCGCGCCCCGCCCAAAGAGATGATGGATGCCATTCACGGTTACGGCGGCATTGTCTTGCACGATGTGATTTCGATTCGTCATGCGGAGAAAGCATTGGAAGCTGGGGTTGACGGGCTGATTTTAGTGGCTTCCGGGGCGGGCGGTCACGCCGGTCCATTGTCGCCGTTTGCGCTGGTGGGTGAAGTTCGTAAGTTTTTCTCCGGGACGATTGCATTGTCCGGCGCGATCGCCACCGGCGACGCTATCCTGGCCGCTCAGGCAATGGGGGCAGACCTTGCCTATATCGGTTCGCGCTGGCTTGCGACCAAAGAAGCAAATGTCGATGATGCCTACCGTCAGGCGATTGTCGAATCGAGCGCTAACGATATCGTTTATACCAATCTGTTTACCGGGATTCACGGCAACTATTTAAAAAAATCCATTATCAATGCCGGTCTTGATCCAGACAATCTTCCCGAGGCAGACAAGAGCAAAATGAATTTTGGTTCAGGCGGGTCTGGCGCCAAAGCATGGCGCGACATCTGGGGCGCAGGTCAAGGCGTCGGATTAATGAGCGACGTACCGACCGTCGCCGCAATGGTTGAGCGCTTGCAAAGCGAATATCAGGCAGCCCGTCGACGTTTAGCGCTTTAA
- a CDS encoding META and DUF4377 domain-containing protein, with product MPNLSAHTFARNLTLTLAASAALAACAGPAQERKIADDPQLMSSRWELTNWPNHVIPNGDNGDPVILNFSNEKGEGRVSGRAWCNQFTAPFSLRGPGRMTIVEAVTTRMACPEPAMHFEADFLEKLQAVNNYTITGKTLELDTLDGKVMKFRAREKVGATAKIKFVYVAAEKAPCSTGVMQTTCYQVREDKKAPWQLWYGDIRGFKPEPGVQYRLRILEEEVPHPPADASAVKWTLDIIVEQELVEYQK from the coding sequence ATGCCTAATTTGTCTGCTCACACTTTTGCTCGCAATTTGACCCTCACGCTCGCTGCGAGTGCCGCGCTGGCAGCCTGTGCTGGTCCAGCACAAGAGCGCAAGATCGCAGATGATCCCCAACTTATGTCATCGCGTTGGGAGCTCACCAACTGGCCGAACCATGTTATCCCGAACGGGGATAACGGCGATCCGGTGATTCTGAATTTTAGTAATGAAAAAGGTGAGGGACGGGTTAGCGGCCGCGCCTGGTGCAACCAGTTCACTGCGCCATTTTCGTTACGCGGCCCGGGCCGGATGACGATCGTCGAAGCCGTCACGACGCGCATGGCGTGCCCGGAACCGGCGATGCACTTCGAAGCAGATTTCCTGGAGAAACTGCAGGCCGTAAATAATTACACGATCACTGGGAAAACGCTGGAACTGGATACGCTGGACGGTAAGGTAATGAAGTTCCGGGCCCGTGAAAAAGTCGGTGCAACGGCGAAAATCAAATTCGTCTACGTGGCCGCCGAAAAGGCCCCCTGCTCCACCGGCGTGATGCAGACAACCTGCTATCAGGTCCGCGAAGATAAAAAAGCGCCGTGGCAACTCTGGTATGGCGATATCCGGGGATTCAAACCCGAACCGGGGGTGCAATATCGCTTGCGCATCCTGGAAGAAGAGGTCCCGCATCCACCTGCCGACGCGAGTGCGGTCAAATGGACACTTGATATCATCGTTGAACAGGAGCTGGTTGAGTATCAGAAATAG
- a CDS encoding MFS transporter, with the protein MSLQLAVPVSTINRMRQAALPLLFILLGLVYASWASRIPAVRDALQLDPAELSLVLLCAGIGAVASFPLAAWMTGHYGARHSAWYAGIGLLVTMPCLALAPDMAWLMVAMTSLGLCSGCFDVAINALGAAAEKQAARSIMSLLHAWFCVGTLSGALIGSAFAGIGLSPLSHFGLLALLFAIPLRLCYRALPNDRPEPSAGKKYFSLPHGHLIVLGVIGFCGAIVEGSIADWSGVYMKDWLQATDGIAPLAFAAFAAMMLVTRLIGDRLKEHFNARKVVTAGALIAAGGMFVALIAPTVSLSIIGFALTGVGVATVFPFVFSAAGRHGSTALAGVATLSYGGGLIGPPVIGFLAHGFGLHAALSLVGVLCLAVALSASRAQWLE; encoded by the coding sequence ATGTCTCTTCAACTCGCCGTTCCCGTTAGCACCATTAATCGCATGCGCCAGGCGGCGCTGCCGCTCCTGTTCATCCTGCTTGGCTTGGTGTATGCAAGCTGGGCCTCGCGCATACCAGCCGTACGCGATGCCTTGCAACTCGATCCTGCTGAATTGAGTCTGGTTTTGCTCTGTGCCGGAATCGGTGCCGTTGCTTCGTTTCCCCTGGCCGCCTGGATGACGGGCCATTATGGCGCGCGCCATAGCGCCTGGTACGCCGGCATAGGGTTATTGGTCACCATGCCGTGCCTGGCGCTGGCACCTGATATGGCGTGGCTGATGGTGGCCATGACCAGTCTTGGATTATGCTCAGGCTGCTTCGATGTGGCGATCAATGCACTCGGTGCGGCAGCCGAAAAACAGGCTGCGCGCTCAATTATGTCGCTGCTACACGCCTGGTTTTGTGTCGGCACGTTATCTGGCGCACTCATCGGAAGCGCCTTCGCCGGTATCGGCCTGTCACCGCTATCGCATTTCGGCCTGTTGGCGTTGCTCTTCGCCATTCCACTCCGACTTTGCTATCGCGCTTTGCCCAATGACCGTCCCGAGCCAAGCGCCGGAAAAAAATACTTTTCGCTGCCGCATGGGCATTTGATTGTGCTCGGCGTCATCGGATTTTGCGGTGCCATTGTGGAAGGTTCAATCGCCGACTGGAGCGGTGTTTACATGAAGGACTGGTTGCAGGCCACCGATGGTATCGCGCCGCTGGCATTCGCCGCCTTCGCCGCAATGATGCTGGTCACGCGACTAATCGGCGATCGCCTGAAGGAGCACTTCAATGCCCGTAAAGTCGTCACTGCCGGCGCGCTTATCGCGGCTGGCGGCATGTTCGTCGCTCTCATCGCACCGACCGTTTCGCTTTCCATCATCGGCTTTGCGTTGACCGGCGTTGGCGTAGCGACCGTCTTCCCGTTTGTATTTAGCGCCGCGGGCCGGCATGGTTCTACAGCGCTGGCGGGTGTCGCTACTCTCAGTTACGGCGGCGGTTTAATTGGGCCACCCGTGATCGGATTTCTGGCACATGGCTTCGGCCTTCATGCGGCGCTGAGCTTGGTCGGCGTACTGTGTCTGGCGGTTGCACTGTCTGCAAGTCGCGCCCAGTGGCTGGAATAA
- the hisC gene encoding histidinol-phosphate transaminase: protein MSKYWSPIVSRLTPYTPGEQPKINNLIKLNTNENPYGPSPLAIAAIQREAADTLRLYPNPDSEPLKLAIAAQNAQYDITPAHIFVGNGSDEVLAHAFQALLQHDDPILYPDITYSFYPTYSSLYQVAYKTIPLAEDFTIQVDDYLHAGKNGGIIFPNPNAPTGCLLPLSEVERLVAAQPDSVVIVDEAYIDFGGDSAIPLVARYPNLLVVQTLSKSRSLAGLRVGFAIGHPDLIAALERVKNSFNSYPLDRMAIAGATAAIQDQAHFDRTRLAVMATRKVMVDGLNALGFEVLPSAANFVFTRHPHHDAVTLSAGLRADGVIVRHFTSARIAQFLRITVGSDADCAALLDALPKHLNDKTTIGKLA from the coding sequence ATGAGTAAATATTGGAGTCCCATCGTCAGCCGTCTGACACCTTACACGCCCGGCGAGCAACCAAAGATCAATAATCTGATCAAACTGAACACAAACGAAAATCCTTACGGCCCATCGCCGCTGGCCATTGCCGCGATCCAACGCGAAGCCGCCGATACCTTGCGCCTGTATCCGAATCCGGATTCGGAACCTCTCAAGCTTGCCATCGCAGCGCAAAATGCGCAATACGATATCACCCCGGCCCATATTTTCGTCGGCAACGGTTCAGACGAAGTGCTCGCGCATGCATTCCAGGCGCTGCTGCAACACGATGATCCGATTTTATATCCCGACATTACTTACAGCTTTTATCCGACTTATTCGAGCCTGTATCAAGTCGCTTATAAGACAATTCCATTAGCAGAAGACTTTACGATTCAGGTCGATGATTATCTTCATGCTGGCAAAAACGGCGGGATTATTTTCCCTAACCCCAATGCGCCTACCGGTTGTCTGCTGCCCTTGTCGGAGGTCGAGCGCCTGGTCGCTGCACAACCTGACAGCGTCGTGATCGTTGACGAAGCGTATATCGACTTTGGCGGCGACAGCGCGATCCCTCTGGTTGCGCGTTATCCCAACCTGCTGGTGGTGCAAACGCTGTCCAAATCTCGTTCGCTGGCGGGACTGCGGGTGGGCTTTGCCATCGGCCATCCGGACCTTATCGCAGCGCTGGAACGGGTCAAGAATAGTTTCAATTCCTACCCGCTGGACCGGATGGCAATTGCTGGCGCCACCGCTGCGATCCAGGATCAAGCCCATTTCGACCGCACGCGACTGGCTGTTATGGCGACCCGTAAAGTCATGGTTGATGGTCTGAATGCATTAGGATTTGAAGTATTACCGTCTGCCGCGAATTTCGTTTTCACACGTCATCCGCACCACGATGCAGTAACACTTTCTGCGGGTCTGCGGGCCGATGGCGTCATCGTAAGACACTTTACCAGCGCCCGCATTGCACAATTTTTACGCATCACCGTGGGCTCGGACGCCGATTGCGCGGCGCTATTGGACGCACTGCCCAAACATTTGAACGATAAAACAACTATTGGTAAGTTAGCTTAA
- a CDS encoding mechanosensitive ion channel family protein: MNTFALDQLSELWTFLATSSLHYAVNAVLAIVILMLGWWFSSKISKTFERLLIRSNVDATLRPVLRSVLLWLIRLITMIAVLGQFGVQTASIIAVLGAASLAIGLALQGTLQNIAAGMMLLFLRPFQVGEYIANSSVEGSVDEIGLFATKLTKADGVCLYVPNNQLWNSAITNYSRHDKRRMDLPIGIDYKNDPAIAIRALTALLNADPRILQTPAPLVVVSDHADSAVMLKIRFWTMTTDFWAVRWDISQKIKPTLDAIGFSIPFPVQELRRENKTPQPTLQSSAPLASSTVPETTA, translated from the coding sequence TTGAATACTTTTGCCCTGGACCAACTAAGTGAGCTTTGGACCTTTCTGGCGACGTCTTCATTGCATTACGCGGTGAATGCGGTGCTGGCGATCGTCATATTGATGCTGGGTTGGTGGTTTTCTTCCAAAATATCGAAAACGTTTGAGCGCCTGTTGATTCGTTCTAACGTCGATGCCACTTTGCGACCGGTGTTACGCAGTGTGCTGCTATGGTTAATTCGTCTGATCACGATGATCGCGGTATTGGGTCAGTTTGGGGTGCAGACGGCCAGTATTATTGCGGTTTTGGGTGCGGCCAGTCTGGCGATTGGACTTGCTTTACAAGGTACCCTGCAAAATATCGCGGCCGGGATGATGTTGTTATTTTTGCGGCCGTTTCAGGTCGGCGAATATATCGCCAATAGTAGCGTGGAAGGCTCGGTCGATGAAATCGGACTTTTTGCGACCAAACTGACCAAGGCCGATGGCGTTTGCCTGTACGTGCCGAACAACCAGTTGTGGAACAGCGCGATCACGAATTACAGTCGTCACGATAAGCGTCGTATGGATTTGCCAATTGGGATTGATTATAAAAACGATCCAGCGATAGCGATCCGTGCGTTAACCGCTTTGTTGAATGCTGACCCTCGGATTCTGCAGACGCCAGCGCCGTTAGTGGTTGTGAGCGATCACGCCGATAGCGCGGTGATGCTTAAAATTCGTTTTTGGACGATGACGACCGATTTTTGGGCAGTGCGTTGGGATATCAGCCAGAAGATAAAGCCGACACTGGATGCGATTGGATTTTCCATTCCGTTTCCAGTGCAAGAATTACGTCGTGAAAATAAAACGCCGCAACCTACCCTGCAATCGTCGGCACCTTTAGCTTCAAGCACTGTGCCGGAGACGACCGCTTAA
- a CDS encoding type II asparaginase has translation MVSPSPHVIHARFQPYIRLVFSALLLSTGLTNAIAQTPDAQEVAQTLPNVVILATGGTIAGTGASSTTTVGYTSATVGVDKLIAAVPELKKVANVKGEQVFQIASESMTNDHWLKLAKRVNILLARPDVDGIVITHGTDTIEETAYFLDLTVKSRKPVVIVGAMRPSTALSADGPINLYNAVLLAGSKEAIGKGVLVTLNDQINAAREVTKTNTSTTDTFKSPELGMLGYIQGSKPYFYRQSTRKNTLDTEFDITNLDVLPKVDIVYGYADMNSVALDAQVAAGAKGIIHAGVGDGSIAAQMKEPLIAARKKGVIIVRASRVGQGIVARNGEASDDALDFVVSDTLNAQKARILLMLALTKTNNTKEIQRMFYTY, from the coding sequence ATGGTTTCGCCCTCGCCTCATGTTATTCACGCACGTTTTCAGCCCTATATCCGCCTCGTGTTCAGCGCCCTATTGCTGTCGACGGGATTAACGAATGCTATAGCCCAAACGCCAGACGCGCAAGAAGTCGCGCAGACATTACCGAACGTGGTCATTCTCGCCACTGGCGGAACGATTGCCGGAACCGGTGCTTCCAGCACGACCACGGTCGGATATACGTCGGCCACCGTGGGCGTCGATAAATTGATCGCTGCCGTACCGGAGCTGAAAAAAGTCGCTAATGTTAAGGGCGAACAAGTATTTCAGATTGCCAGCGAAAGCATGACCAATGACCATTGGCTGAAACTCGCCAAGCGCGTCAATATTTTGTTGGCACGCCCGGATGTAGACGGCATCGTGATTACCCATGGTACCGATACCATCGAAGAAACTGCCTACTTTCTCGACTTGACCGTCAAGAGTCGTAAGCCGGTTGTAATCGTCGGCGCAATGCGCCCTTCGACCGCATTGTCCGCGGACGGACCGATCAATTTATACAACGCAGTGTTGCTGGCAGGCAGCAAGGAAGCCATCGGCAAGGGCGTGTTGGTAACACTTAACGATCAGATCAATGCGGCGCGGGAAGTTACTAAAACCAATACATCGACCACCGATACCTTCAAGTCGCCGGAACTCGGAATGCTCGGATATATTCAAGGTAGCAAGCCTTATTTCTATCGCCAGTCGACCCGCAAGAACACGCTTGACACTGAATTTGATATTACCAATCTCGATGTCTTGCCGAAAGTTGACATCGTGTATGGCTACGCGGACATGAACAGTGTCGCGCTCGATGCCCAGGTCGCTGCGGGTGCCAAAGGTATTATCCACGCCGGTGTCGGTGACGGCAGTATCGCAGCACAAATGAAGGAGCCATTGATCGCAGCACGTAAAAAAGGCGTCATCATTGTGCGTGCCAGTCGCGTCGGGCAAGGGATTGTGGCGCGCAATGGCGAAGCGAGCGACGATGCGCTGGATTTCGTTGTCTCTGACACCCTCAACGCACAAAAAGCCCGCATTCTGTTGATGTTGGCGCTGACCAAAACAAACAATACGAAAGAGATTCAGCGGATGTTCTATACCTATTAA